The window TCGATTTCACCCTGGTGGGCATGGATGACAGCAAGACGGAGGGGTTCAACGTCACGGAGCGCATCGACCTCGAAGCCCTGACTGCGCCCGGCCGCTCCGACCTCATCCCCGGCGCCGACGAGGTCGCGCTGCTGCTCTTGGCGCGGCGAGCCTTGAGACGCAGGGGTCGCACCCTCCGTGTTTCCGTGCACACCTCTCCCCCGAGGTTTGGCGAGCGCGTGACCCGGTACGAAGATCGCTCGGTGGCCGCGCTCATCGATGCCCACGTTCGCGTGCTTGGGCTGCAGCGGGCAGACGACGAACGAGAAGCAGACATCGCGCTGTATGTGAACGGCTGCGCCAACCGCCAGCAGGAAGCCTCGCTGCAGCTGCTGGGAGATCGGCCGAGCGCGCGCCATCGCGCCCTGGCCCGTGAGATCGCGGAGGCCACCGAGAGATCGGCTGTGGTGGCCGTGGCCGACCTGGGATATGCGAACGGCGGCGATCGCGCGTTTCTCGCCGCCCTGGGCGATTCCGTCGAACTGACGCGCCTGGGCGCGTTCGCTGCCTGGAACACGGCTGGCAACACGGTGGGCACGGTGCTCGGACATGCAGTTCTGCGGGCTCTCCAGGTGTCGAGCGGCGCACCGATCTCTCCCGAGGGGGAGGCCGCGCACCAGCGATTCCTGCTGGAACGCTTCGTGGACGACACGCTCTACCAGTCTGTGGTGCGCACCGAGATCGGTCGAGATCTCGCCCTCCAGCGCCTCAACATCTACGCGCTCGCGGATCGCCATGCCGAGGTGCAGGAACGGGTGGAAAAGCGCCTGAGGGCCGTGGCCATCCCCTTCTTCGAACGCCACTTTGCCGGCCGGCTCTCGCACGGGATGCGTATCGGGAACCCGTTGAACCTCACGATCCGCCTGCCCTGGCCACGAATCTTCGAAGTCGACGTCGATGCCCGCTTCGACGTCGCGACGGCCTGAAGACCCGATGCGCGCATGGCTGAGGCGTCGGCTCCTGCTGACTGAGGCCGAGTGGCTCATCGGCTCGCAGCTGTTCGTTGCGCTCGCTCTTCTCACGCTGGGCTCCTGCATCGGCGATGCCGCCTGCACCACGCTGTTCCTCGAGAAGGTGGGGGCCGAGGCACAACCGCAGGCGTTTCTGCTCATGTCGTGCATCGTCGTGGGTGTGACGCCGATCTATCTCAGCGCTCTGACGCGCAGATCGCGCCGGTTCACAGCGAACCTCACGACAGGTCTCTGCGCGGCGTTGCTGATCACAATCGCGCTTGCAGGTGACACGCGCGCCAG is drawn from Pseudomonadota bacterium and contains these coding sequences:
- a CDS encoding DUF4127 family protein translates to MLFIPLDDRPCTRDFAPRLATLVGESLERPPDALIGSFTTPGRPEALIEWLDARIDDENGAIISLDMLLLGGLVASRALDRDTDQTRRDLETVRRILGRARGPVDLFSILMRVPPFCTSDRDRRFSEHLLAYSAALARAGSRPGPFTRLRLTALKKRIPAAFLARYLQTRERNHAVNREALAWARDGVVDFTLVGMDDSKTEGFNVTERIDLEALTAPGRSDLIPGADEVALLLLARRALRRRGRTLRVSVHTSPPRFGERVTRYEDRSVAALIDAHVRVLGLQRADDEREADIALYVNGCANRQQEASLQLLGDRPSARHRALAREIAEATERSAVVAVADLGYANGGDRAFLAALGDSVELTRLGAFAAWNTAGNTVGTVLGHAVLRALQVSSGAPISPEGEAAHQRFLLERFVDDTLYQSVVRTEIGRDLALQRLNIYALADRHAEVQERVEKRLRAVAIPFFERHFAGRLSHGMRIGNPLNLTIRLPWPRIFEVDVDARFDVATA